From Methanosarcina lacustris Z-7289, one genomic window encodes:
- a CDS encoding coiled-coil protein, which yields MLKELQKKRSDLKDISEESKDKRNTLNAEASALAAKRNDLNKKTKDLINEAQELKVLRDEINEKVSEYKNKRDETNARANDLFAKADSIRKQNNLGGPSIKALRKDIDRLEFTQQTEVLSTSKERELVGKIAELQKQYHEKKIQLEGNIELKDILDEAQKIRDEASEFHNELAEYARQAQEFHEKMINAFKEADKTRAESDIAHREFVKAQEAADEQHKMFIDAQKEIRDLDKEVFKLKKKDKDGKSRVIKSELQKDAKSIFDKFKGGAKLTTEDLMTLQRSGLV from the coding sequence ATGCTAAAGGAATTACAGAAAAAAAGATCAGATTTGAAGGACATTTCTGAAGAATCCAAAGATAAAAGGAATACTTTAAACGCTGAGGCCAGCGCGCTTGCCGCAAAGCGCAACGACCTGAACAAGAAGACAAAAGACCTTATCAACGAAGCCCAGGAACTAAAAGTTCTCAGGGACGAGATCAACGAGAAGGTCAGTGAATACAAGAACAAGCGCGATGAAACCAACGCCAGAGCCAATGATCTGTTTGCAAAGGCAGATTCCATCAGGAAGCAGAACAACCTTGGCGGGCCCTCAATCAAAGCCTTAAGGAAAGACATCGATCGCCTTGAATTCACCCAGCAGACCGAAGTTCTGAGCACAAGCAAGGAAAGAGAACTCGTTGGCAAAATTGCAGAGCTTCAGAAACAATACCATGAGAAAAAAATCCAGCTTGAGGGTAACATCGAACTGAAAGATATCCTGGATGAAGCCCAGAAAATAAGGGATGAAGCTTCTGAGTTCCACAACGAACTTGCAGAATACGCCAGGCAGGCCCAGGAATTCCACGAGAAGATGATTAACGCCTTCAAGGAAGCTGACAAAACCAGGGCAGAGTCAGACATTGCACACCGGGAGTTTGTAAAAGCTCAGGAAGCAGCTGACGAACAGCACAAAATGTTCATCGATGCCCAGAAGGAAATCCGGGATCTCGACAAAGAAGTTTTCAAGCTTAAGAAGAAAGACAAGGACGGAAAGTCCCGTGTCATCAAGTCCGAACTTCAGAAGGATGCCAAATCCATTTTCGATAAGTTCAAGGGCGGAGCAAAACTCACAACAGAAGATCTGATGACTCTTCAGCGGTCTGGTTTAGTCTAA
- a CDS encoding radical SAM protein: MQYEFYKNPLFRVYAEIENGCLKMNTSGVASPLIKKALTANLSIFDGEKPANVEADRLIYSTWMPPIPSPGFDRLVKSQLSSMFGRNMPDQVTISITEDCPNNCIHCALPDTKNKAKLAPETVKDVIDQVLEMGTTFVIFDGGEPLTYPGLEALISYVDPDKAIAGMFTSGVGLTEERARSLKTAGLYSLTVSFDSADEEKHDYVRGRKGVFKSAVEAVKNGLAAGLLVNMYVVLSRDNVNELDELYALATDLGVHELSFYEIVPTGRWMDHASEIMIPKDLRKFDNFVSQAREKEGPRVFPIPQVMKTTGCMAGRKWLHITPEGNILPCACIPIPYGNVHSDKIKDVWKKIREDPAYNAKSCLMRNPEFREKYLKLLE; this comes from the coding sequence ATGCAGTACGAGTTTTATAAAAATCCCCTTTTCAGGGTTTATGCCGAAATTGAAAATGGGTGCTTGAAGATGAACACCAGTGGTGTAGCCTCTCCACTCATCAAAAAGGCCCTTACGGCAAACCTCTCGATCTTTGACGGCGAAAAGCCTGCAAATGTAGAAGCTGACCGCCTGATCTATTCTACCTGGATGCCCCCGATCCCGAGTCCGGGCTTTGACCGACTAGTGAAAAGCCAGCTCTCATCAATGTTCGGGAGAAATATGCCTGACCAGGTAACAATTTCAATTACAGAGGACTGCCCCAACAACTGCATCCACTGTGCCCTTCCCGATACAAAAAACAAGGCAAAGCTTGCACCCGAAACTGTTAAAGATGTAATCGATCAGGTGCTCGAAATGGGCACAACGTTTGTTATTTTTGACGGAGGAGAACCTCTTACCTATCCGGGTCTGGAAGCCCTGATAAGTTACGTTGACCCTGATAAAGCCATTGCCGGGATGTTCACTTCAGGAGTGGGCCTGACAGAAGAACGTGCACGGAGCCTTAAAACTGCAGGGCTGTATTCCCTTACGGTTAGTTTTGACAGCGCAGATGAGGAAAAGCACGATTATGTAAGGGGCAGGAAAGGGGTTTTCAAAAGCGCGGTTGAAGCAGTTAAAAACGGCCTTGCGGCAGGGCTGCTTGTAAACATGTATGTCGTGCTTTCAAGGGACAATGTCAATGAGCTTGATGAACTCTATGCTCTTGCAACGGATCTTGGAGTCCATGAACTCTCTTTCTATGAGATAGTGCCAACAGGCAGATGGATGGACCATGCTTCCGAGATCATGATCCCAAAAGACCTCAGGAAATTTGACAATTTTGTGTCCCAGGCCAGGGAAAAAGAAGGGCCCAGAGTTTTTCCAATTCCACAGGTTATGAAGACCACAGGCTGTATGGCAGGCAGAAAATGGCTGCACATCACGCCTGAAGGAAATATCCTTCCCTGTGCCTGCATTCCTATTCCCTATGGAAATGTCCACAGTGACAAAATAAAGGATGTCTGGAAAAAAATCAGGGAGGACCCTGCATATAACGCAAAATCCTGCCTTATGAGGAACCCCGAGTTCAGGGAAAAATACCTGAAGCTTCTGGAATGA
- a CDS encoding NAD(P)/FAD-dependent oxidoreductase yields MDADIIVIGASPAGLMAARNACEKGADVLLLEKKEEIGNPPHPANSFFKGMLDRCGEKVDPSYVVHYLKGMKIISPEGREVIVKTPGYSIDKTSFDRFYVEKVIKTGVDLRTGIEVNNIQKESGEFAISTSAGVFSSKLVVISDGINSKMASWLGLKTMKHPEDIAWGIELDVRAPGLGKPEMFEYYVGNHAPGWKTTYAPRGGDNAAIGAYVRRCGKDATPYLNAWVERFKKLKGLEELEVVRKLSGGDPIVTIPGEYVTDGIMVAGGAAGQSGIGYAMRAGQICGDVAADAVKMGDVSKNALSEYRKIWEKEFKVEHYLGRIGLETLRKMTDREIDEMVKVFEKEDLSFIHGSAFEQAMQVFIFMLKKKPSAMLKYRAFLRNK; encoded by the coding sequence ATGGATGCGGATATTATTGTAATCGGGGCTTCCCCTGCAGGGCTCATGGCTGCCAGAAATGCCTGTGAAAAGGGTGCAGATGTCCTTTTGCTGGAAAAGAAGGAAGAGATAGGCAATCCACCACATCCTGCGAACTCTTTTTTTAAGGGGATGCTTGACAGGTGCGGAGAAAAGGTAGACCCGTCTTATGTTGTGCATTACCTCAAGGGGATGAAAATCATCTCTCCGGAAGGACGCGAAGTTATAGTAAAAACCCCTGGTTACTCTATCGACAAAACAAGCTTTGACCGGTTTTATGTTGAAAAAGTAATAAAAACCGGGGTTGATCTCAGGACAGGGATAGAGGTAAACAATATCCAGAAAGAAAGTGGAGAATTTGCCATAAGTACTTCGGCAGGGGTGTTCAGCTCGAAACTTGTAGTAATTTCCGATGGCATCAATTCAAAAATGGCATCCTGGCTGGGTCTGAAAACAATGAAACACCCCGAGGATATTGCCTGGGGAATTGAGTTGGATGTCAGGGCACCTGGTCTCGGGAAGCCTGAAATGTTTGAGTACTATGTAGGAAACCATGCCCCCGGCTGGAAGACCACCTATGCCCCCAGAGGAGGCGATAATGCCGCAATTGGAGCTTACGTGCGCAGGTGTGGGAAGGATGCTACCCCTTACCTGAATGCCTGGGTGGAACGTTTCAAAAAGCTTAAAGGGCTCGAAGAACTTGAGGTTGTAAGAAAACTTTCCGGGGGAGACCCTATCGTCACCATACCCGGGGAATACGTAACAGATGGGATAATGGTAGCTGGAGGGGCTGCAGGCCAGTCCGGGATAGGCTATGCTATGAGGGCAGGCCAGATATGCGGAGACGTGGCGGCAGATGCTGTAAAAATGGGTGACGTCTCAAAAAATGCTCTTTCGGAATACCGGAAAATCTGGGAAAAGGAATTTAAGGTCGAGCATTACCTGGGCCGTATAGGGCTTGAGACCCTCAGGAAGATGACGGACAGGGAAATCGATGAAATGGTAAAGGTATTTGAAAAAGAAGACCTATCCTTTATCCACGGCAGCGCCTTTGAACAGGCTATGCAGGTATTTATCTTCATGCTGAAGAAGAAACCCTCGGCTATGCTGAAATACAGAGCATTCCTTAGGAATAAGTAA
- a CDS encoding UbiA family prenyltransferase, with translation MSLTARIGELSPYLRLLRPELYYMDLTLPAASAILASYLATGGLPLLVPFVIAVIGGFAAITSSYVFNDCCDVDIDTINIPDRPLPASRISKNSAMMYAFLLLLIAGAAATYLNPESLAVLFIAAATITIYSIFAKRSTFLSFLPVGISYGLVPIGIWLAFDPAGILKGSDGVILPLPAICFGLMMCVTDWAFTLGGVARDVEGDRQKGAPTMPVTFGIPFTARFVTFWWIVGVIASVIIGWSARLGPVFFAGALASGLWMLAQCFDFIKHPTPERGGALFLNGSNYRAIMFGSMILDVVLCIYLGSYTSILW, from the coding sequence TTGTCCCTTACAGCAAGAATCGGGGAACTCAGCCCCTACCTCCGATTGCTGAGACCCGAACTCTACTACATGGACCTGACCCTCCCGGCCGCAAGCGCGATCCTTGCTTCCTACCTGGCAACCGGAGGGCTGCCCTTACTTGTCCCCTTCGTGATTGCCGTGATCGGAGGCTTTGCGGCCATAACCAGTTCATACGTTTTCAATGACTGCTGCGATGTCGACATAGATACCATCAATATCCCGGACCGTCCCCTGCCCGCCTCGAGAATCTCGAAGAATTCGGCGATGATGTACGCCTTCTTACTTTTGCTTATCGCAGGTGCGGCAGCCACATACCTGAACCCGGAATCCCTTGCTGTCCTATTTATTGCAGCTGCAACTATTACTATTTACTCAATCTTTGCAAAGCGCAGCACCTTCCTGAGCTTCCTGCCTGTCGGCATCTCCTATGGACTTGTGCCTATAGGCATCTGGCTTGCCTTTGACCCTGCAGGAATCCTAAAAGGCAGCGATGGAGTGATCCTTCCCCTGCCTGCAATCTGCTTTGGGCTCATGATGTGCGTTACAGACTGGGCTTTTACTCTGGGAGGCGTTGCCAGAGATGTGGAAGGAGACAGACAGAAAGGGGCCCCAACAATGCCAGTAACCTTTGGAATTCCCTTTACCGCCAGATTTGTGACATTCTGGTGGATTGTCGGAGTTATTGCTTCAGTTATAATAGGCTGGTCAGCCAGACTCGGCCCGGTGTTTTTTGCAGGAGCTCTTGCCTCAGGGCTCTGGATGCTTGCCCAGTGCTTTGATTTTATCAAACACCCAACTCCTGAGAGGGGCGGCGCGCTTTTCCTTAATGGCTCAAACTACAGGGCAATAATGTTCGGGTCAATGATCCTGGACGTGGTGCTCTGCATATATCTAGGATCTTATACCTCCATTCTCTGGTGA